A window of Zingiber officinale cultivar Zhangliang chromosome 5A, Zo_v1.1, whole genome shotgun sequence contains these coding sequences:
- the LOC121981893 gene encoding transcription initiation factor TFIID subunit 15-like, whose product MSRKSGDWICRWCQYDNFCRRDACVRCHRAKLGCGERELIGGEENGDHAMVNWDVKPGDWHCACCGVNNFASRDSCFKCGACRDGAASAVAQSWGSAATVGSSGGQLRAQPAGWKSGDWICTWGGCNKHNYARRMECFWCNTPRNYSE is encoded by the exons ATGAGCCGGAAGAGTGGCGACTGGATTTGCAGGTGGTGCCAGTACGACAACTTCTGCCGGCGGGATGCGTGCGTGCGGTGCCACAGGGCGAAGTTGGGCTGCGGCGAGCGGGAGTTGATCGGCGGGGAGGAGAACGGTGACCATGCGATGGTGAACTGGGACGTGAAGCCTGGAGACTGGCACTGCGCCTGCTGCGGCGTTAACAACTTCGCCAGCAGGGACTCCTGCTTCAAGTGCGGCGCGTGCAGGGACGGCGCTGCCTCCGCGGTCGCACAGTCGTGGGGGTCGGCGGCGACCGTCGGGAGCAGCGGTGGCCAGTTGCGGGCTCAGCCGGCAGGGTGGAAGTCCGGAGACTGGATTTGCACATG GGGAGGTTGTAACAAGCATAATTATGCAAGAAGGATGGAATGTTTCTGGTGCAACACACCGAGGAATTATAGCGAGTAA